From Thalassococcus sp. S3, one genomic window encodes:
- the rseP gene encoding RIP metalloprotease RseP codes for MDILALLPQFGGLLWTILAFIAALSVIVAVHEYGHYIVGRWAGIHAEVFSLGFGPVLFSRVDKHGTRWQFALLPFGGYVKFLGDANAASGKDDETMSQIAAEDPKRLRRTMHGAPLWARAATVAAGPAFNFIMSIIVFAAILMFRGVPSDPLVVGEIRDLPQGAYELREGDEIIAVANRPAPSLEDGVAWSDFSDNLPLEKLLSYTVMRDGREITVDGPYLYPPHVTSVAPRSAAMDVEIRPGDVITSVDGVPIFAFAQLREAVEGSNGRALLVEVWRDGQTLEFALAPKRVDEPQADGGFATQWRIGIAGNMAFEAATERAGLGESLLGGLAQTWRIIESSISGLWHMVTGAISSCNLSGPIGIAEASGAMASQGAQSFIWFIAVLSTAVGLLNLFPVPALDGGHLVFYAYEAVVGRPPSDMALRVLMAIGITMILSLMVFAITNDIFCP; via the coding sequence TTGGACATACTGGCACTTCTTCCGCAATTCGGTGGACTTCTCTGGACCATCCTTGCTTTCATCGCGGCGCTTTCGGTCATCGTTGCGGTTCATGAATACGGCCACTACATCGTGGGCCGCTGGGCGGGCATCCATGCCGAGGTCTTTTCGCTGGGTTTCGGGCCGGTCCTGTTCAGCAGGGTCGATAAACACGGCACGCGCTGGCAGTTCGCGCTTTTGCCGTTTGGCGGATACGTCAAGTTTCTGGGCGATGCGAATGCGGCGTCCGGCAAGGATGACGAAACGATGAGCCAGATCGCCGCGGAGGATCCCAAGAGACTGCGACGCACCATGCACGGCGCCCCGCTTTGGGCCCGCGCCGCGACGGTTGCGGCGGGTCCGGCCTTCAACTTCATCATGTCGATCATCGTCTTTGCCGCGATCCTGATGTTTCGGGGCGTGCCATCGGACCCGCTCGTTGTCGGAGAGATCCGCGATCTGCCACAAGGCGCCTACGAATTGCGGGAAGGGGACGAGATCATTGCCGTCGCAAATCGTCCTGCGCCCAGCCTGGAAGATGGCGTTGCCTGGTCTGACTTCTCGGACAATCTGCCCCTCGAAAAGCTTCTGTCCTACACCGTTATGCGCGATGGTCGTGAGATCACGGTGGACGGGCCCTATCTCTATCCGCCCCATGTCACTTCGGTCGCGCCGCGCAGCGCTGCGATGGACGTCGAGATCAGGCCCGGTGACGTGATCACCAGCGTTGACGGGGTGCCGATTTTTGCTTTTGCGCAGTTGCGCGAAGCTGTTGAAGGCTCCAATGGCCGCGCTCTGCTGGTGGAGGTTTGGCGGGATGGACAGACCCTGGAATTCGCGCTGGCGCCCAAGCGTGTGGACGAGCCGCAGGCAGATGGCGGATTTGCCACGCAATGGCGCATCGGCATTGCGGGCAACATGGCCTTCGAGGCTGCGACCGAACGTGCGGGTTTGGGTGAATCCCTGCTGGGTGGGCTGGCCCAGACCTGGCGCATCATCGAAAGCTCGATCTCAGGGCTTTGGCACATGGTGACCGGTGCGATCAGTTCGTGCAATCTGAGCGGCCCCATTGGAATTGCCGAGGCATCGGGCGCCATGGCCTCGCAAGGCGCGCAATCCTTCATCTGGTTTATCGCCGTGTTATCAACCGCGGTGGGCCTTTTGAATCTGTTCCCTGTCCCCGCGCTGGATGGCGGCCACCTTGTCTTTTATGCCTATGAGGCCGTGGTGGGCCGGCCGCCCAGCGACATGGCGTTGCGGGTTCTGATGGCGATTGGCATTACCATGATCCTGTCACTGATGGTTTTTGCCATCACCAACGATATCTTCTGCCCCTGA
- the bamA gene encoding outer membrane protein assembly factor BamA translates to MEIGKIAGTFCATRSAKANIWYASSLTLFLAIVTVFAVFPSLATAQDFRFNTVVVEGNQRIQTGTIVTQAGIAPGQSISAGELNDASQRIRESGLFERVELDPRGSTLVIRVVEFPTINRINFEGNRRIDDEALATFISSAPRRVFNPSVAERDAATIAEAYSQQGRIAANVTPRIIRRSENRVDLIFEIAEGDTTEVERVSFVGNRVYSDRRLRRVLETKQAGILRAFVRSDTFIEDRIEFDKQVLRDFYLSRGYVDFRTLSANAELTRERDGFFVVFNVQEGQQFKFGQITTVSEIPEADADEFQDALRIRPGVVYSPMLVDNSIARQERLAIQQGIDFLRVEPRITRNDRDLTLDVEFVLTRGPRVFVERIDIEGNTTTLDRVVRRQFRIVEGDPFNPREIRESAERIRALGFFSNADVEAREGSAPDQVIIDVDVEEQPTGQLNIGGSYSVNDGFGVLLGLRENNFLGRGQRFEFNWSGAEDSAQYTLGFTEPNLLGRDLRFDIDLGYSEAESSFATYDSERLFFQPSLTFPIAENSNLQVRYTAEESEMLARDPVENGPVVGNEIAQGAQLASSLGYTYTFDSRLSGLNPNAGVLFSFGQDFAGLGGDSKYIKTTARAIAQTRVFNEEVTLRATFEAGSLNWRGDNASRTTDRFLLSTNIMRGFEPGGIGPRDISGTTNDPLGGNLYAVAKFEAEFPLGLPEELGIRGGLFYDIGNLWNLDDANLTGGNIVGEGGSARHVIGFSVFWTTPIGPLRFNFTNALSKEDFDEEQTFDFTLSTTF, encoded by the coding sequence ATGGAAATCGGGAAGATCGCGGGTACATTCTGCGCAACTCGTTCGGCCAAAGCCAATATATGGTATGCGTCGTCACTCACACTTTTCCTAGCAATTGTAACGGTTTTCGCTGTTTTCCCGAGCCTCGCGACCGCGCAGGATTTCCGGTTCAACACCGTCGTTGTCGAGGGCAATCAGCGCATTCAAACCGGCACAATCGTTACGCAGGCGGGAATCGCACCCGGCCAGTCAATCTCTGCCGGAGAGCTTAACGACGCGTCCCAGCGCATCCGGGAGAGCGGCCTCTTCGAAAGGGTTGAGCTGGACCCGCGCGGCAGCACCCTCGTCATTCGCGTGGTGGAGTTCCCGACGATCAACCGGATCAACTTCGAGGGGAACCGCCGGATCGACGATGAAGCGCTTGCCACCTTCATCTCGTCCGCACCCCGGCGTGTGTTCAACCCGTCCGTTGCCGAACGGGATGCCGCCACGATTGCAGAGGCTTATTCCCAGCAGGGCCGCATCGCCGCGAATGTCACGCCTCGTATCATCCGCCGCAGCGAAAACCGCGTGGATCTGATCTTTGAGATCGCCGAAGGCGACACCACCGAGGTCGAGCGCGTTAGCTTTGTCGGAAACCGCGTTTACTCCGACCGCCGGCTGCGCCGTGTGCTGGAAACCAAACAAGCCGGTATTTTGCGGGCCTTCGTGCGCAGCGATACGTTCATCGAGGATCGCATCGAGTTCGACAAGCAGGTCCTGCGGGATTTCTACCTGTCGCGGGGCTATGTCGATTTCCGCACGCTCAGCGCCAACGCAGAGCTGACGCGGGAACGCGATGGGTTCTTCGTGGTCTTCAACGTTCAGGAAGGTCAGCAGTTCAAGTTCGGGCAAATCACCACCGTCAGCGAGATCCCGGAAGCGGATGCGGACGAATTTCAGGATGCGCTGCGGATACGTCCCGGCGTTGTGTACTCACCGATGCTGGTCGACAACTCCATCGCCCGTCAGGAACGTCTGGCGATCCAGCAGGGCATTGATTTCCTGCGGGTCGAACCCCGGATCACCCGCAACGATCGTGATCTGACACTCGACGTTGAATTCGTGCTGACCCGAGGCCCGCGTGTCTTTGTCGAGCGGATCGACATCGAAGGAAACACAACCACGCTCGACCGCGTCGTGCGGCGTCAGTTCCGCATCGTCGAAGGCGACCCGTTCAATCCGCGCGAAATTCGCGAAAGTGCCGAACGTATCCGCGCGCTTGGCTTCTTCTCGAACGCGGATGTCGAAGCGCGGGAAGGCTCGGCCCCCGATCAGGTTATCATTGACGTGGATGTCGAAGAGCAGCCCACGGGCCAGCTGAATATCGGTGGCTCCTATTCGGTCAATGACGGGTTTGGCGTTCTTCTGGGCCTGCGCGAAAACAACTTCCTCGGACGCGGGCAGCGGTTCGAATTCAACTGGTCGGGCGCCGAGGATTCGGCGCAATACACGCTGGGCTTTACCGAACCGAACCTTCTGGGCCGGGATCTGCGGTTCGATATCGACCTCGGCTATAGCGAGGCTGAATCCAGCTTTGCGACCTACGATTCCGAACGGCTTTTCTTTCAACCGTCGCTGACATTCCCGATTGCCGAAAACTCCAACCTGCAGGTGCGCTACACCGCCGAGGAAAGCGAGATGCTGGCACGGGACCCGGTTGAAAACGGTCCGGTTGTCGGCAACGAGATTGCGCAGGGCGCGCAGTTGGCCAGCTCGCTGGGCTATACCTATACCTTCGACAGTCGCCTGTCGGGACTGAACCCGAATGCGGGCGTGCTGTTCTCTTTCGGCCAGGATTTTGCCGGTCTGGGCGGGGACAGCAAGTATATCAAGACGACCGCCCGTGCGATTGCGCAGACACGTGTCTTCAATGAAGAGGTGACGTTGCGCGCAACCTTCGAGGCGGGGTCGCTGAACTGGCGCGGCGACAATGCAAGCCGCACCACGGATCGCTTCCTGCTATCGACCAACATCATGCGCGGGTTTGAGCCGGGCGGGATCGGCCCACGCGATATCTCGGGCACGACCAATGACCCGCTGGGCGGCAACCTTTATGCGGTGGCCAAGTTCGAGGCAGAGTTCCCCCTTGGACTGCCTGAAGAGTTGGGGATACGGGGCGGTCTGTTCTACGATATCGGCAATCTCTGGAACCTCGACGATGCCAATCTGACGGGCGGCAATATCGTGGGCGAAGGTGGCTCGGCACGTCATGTCATTGGCTTCTCGGTCTTCTGGACCACGCCGATCGGTCCGCTGCGCTTCAACTTCACCAATGCACTGAGCAAAGAAGACTTTGACGAAGAGCAGACCTTCGACTTTACCCTGTCAACGACGTTCTAG
- a CDS encoding OmpH family outer membrane protein encodes MRFLTAACFVLACLCAVPSAGQAQQLGTIQSPILTVESERLFAESQFGQRVARQIEAESAVLAAENRRIESELTAEEKDLTERRPGMDAGAFRALADAFDEKVQTIRRTQDAKARVLSQRRDADRLEFLQAAAPVLEVLMREAGASVILERSSVFFSANASDITDEAIARIDQTIGDGVKDPP; translated from the coding sequence ATGCGGTTTCTGACCGCTGCGTGCTTTGTGCTGGCGTGCCTTTGCGCGGTACCTTCGGCGGGTCAGGCCCAACAGCTTGGCACCATCCAAAGCCCGATATTGACGGTCGAATCCGAGCGTTTGTTCGCGGAATCCCAGTTCGGGCAGCGGGTGGCCCGTCAGATCGAAGCCGAAAGCGCGGTTCTCGCGGCTGAAAACAGACGCATTGAAAGCGAGCTGACCGCCGAAGAGAAGGATCTCACCGAGCGGCGACCGGGCATGGATGCCGGCGCATTCCGCGCGCTGGCGGATGCCTTTGATGAGAAGGTGCAGACCATTCGCAGAACGCAAGACGCCAAGGCGCGTGTTCTCAGCCAAAGACGTGATGCGGACAGGTTGGAGTTTCTTCAGGCCGCGGCACCGGTGCTGGAGGTTTTGATGCGCGAGGCGGGCGCCTCGGTCATCCTGGAACGCTCCAGCGTCTTTTTCAGTGCCAATGCCTCGGATATCACGGACGAGGCCATTGCGAGGATCGACCAGACCATCGGCGATGGTGTGAAAGATCCGCCCTAG
- the fabZ gene encoding 3-hydroxyacyl-ACP dehydratase FabZ: protein MTTELKQADIHLIQRLLPHRYPFLLVDKVIDIDGYSAARGIKNVTMNEPHFQGHFPGNPVMPGVTIVEAMAQTAAVMVGVALDLADQNMGVYFMAIDKCKFRRMVVPGDVLEMQLTTQRGKPGGKVWRFSGAATVSGEVAAEAEFTAMMETPKA from the coding sequence ATGACGACCGAGCTTAAACAGGCTGATATACATCTGATCCAGCGTCTTTTGCCGCATCGTTATCCGTTTTTGCTGGTGGATAAGGTGATCGATATCGACGGATATAGCGCGGCCCGCGGTATTAAGAACGTGACGATGAATGAGCCGCACTTTCAAGGCCATTTTCCGGGCAACCCCGTCATGCCGGGTGTCACCATCGTGGAGGCGATGGCGCAGACAGCGGCGGTGATGGTGGGGGTTGCGCTTGATCTGGCGGACCAGAACATGGGCGTCTATTTCATGGCCATCGACAAATGCAAGTTCCGCCGTATGGTGGTGCCCGGAGACGTGCTGGAGATGCAGTTGACAACTCAAAGAGGCAAGCCGGGGGGTAAGGTCTGGCGCTTTTCGGGGGCTGCCACGGTGTCCGGTGAAGTGGCCGCAGAGGCCGAATTCACCGCCATGATGGAGACGCCCAAGGCATGA
- the lpxA gene encoding acyl-ACP--UDP-N-acetylglucosamine O-acyltransferase — protein sequence MSDGVTIHPSAIVEKGAQLGEGCTIGPFCLVGPNVTLGDRVQLKSHVVVTGRTRIGEDTVIFPFSVIGEVPQDLKFKGEETRLEIGARNRIREHVTMNAGTHGGGGITRVGSDGIFMAGCHIAHDAQVGDRAIIVNSAAVAGHCVIEDDVILGGLSGVHQWVRVGRGAIIGAVTMVAKDVIPYGLVHAPRGELEGLNLVGLKRRGASREDITALRAAFQMLAQGEGTFHDRVRRLGDETSNDYVQNIVTFVMGDSDRSFLTPS from the coding sequence ATGAGCGACGGCGTCACCATCCATCCCAGTGCCATTGTCGAAAAAGGCGCGCAACTTGGCGAAGGGTGCACAATTGGCCCGTTCTGCCTGGTTGGTCCGAACGTGACGCTTGGCGACCGGGTCCAGCTGAAAAGCCACGTGGTCGTCACAGGGCGCACCAGGATTGGCGAGGACACGGTCATCTTTCCGTTCTCGGTCATCGGTGAAGTCCCTCAGGATCTGAAGTTCAAGGGCGAAGAGACGCGGCTTGAGATCGGTGCGCGCAACCGCATCCGCGAGCACGTGACGATGAATGCCGGAACCCATGGCGGCGGCGGCATCACCCGGGTTGGAAGCGACGGGATCTTCATGGCCGGCTGTCACATCGCCCACGATGCACAAGTCGGCGATCGCGCCATTATCGTGAACTCCGCCGCGGTGGCGGGCCATTGCGTGATTGAGGATGACGTTATTCTGGGGGGGCTGTCCGGCGTGCATCAATGGGTGCGGGTCGGACGTGGAGCGATCATCGGTGCGGTCACGATGGTGGCCAAGGATGTCATTCCCTACGGCCTGGTCCATGCGCCGCGCGGTGAGCTGGAAGGGCTCAATCTCGTCGGGCTTAAGCGCCGGGGCGCATCGCGGGAGGATATCACGGCGCTGCGCGCGGCCTTCCAGATGCTCGCGCAGGGCGAGGGGACCTTTCACGACCGGGTCCGGCGTCTGGGCGATGAAACAAGCAATGACTACGTGCAGAACATTGTGACATTCGTCATGGGTGACAGCGATCGCTCGTTCCTGACGCCAAGTTGA
- a CDS encoding LpxI family protein, with product MLALIAGTGTLPRHVSEAQPEAPLICSLEGFYPDDLDVDISFRLEQLGSFVQNLKDRGVVSVCFCGAIRRPPVDPEQLDPATLPLVPRIVAALQSGDDAALRTVIEIFEEAGIEAHGAHELAPELLPAAGVLSRKAPDQSRDRDIAAGRAMLAEMGRADLGQACIVRDGKVLLREDDAGTDMMIKRLLPQPGLETGEPIGWAIDMAGDLFSETADWLSGKEGGGAGAILFKGPKPGQDRRVDLPTIGPETARLAGEAGLDGIVIEAGGVMVLEREEVLRRCDAAGLFLWVRPVEGGECAPS from the coding sequence ATGCTCGCTCTGATCGCAGGAACAGGCACCTTACCGCGCCACGTGTCAGAAGCGCAGCCAGAGGCGCCATTGATCTGCTCGCTTGAGGGCTTCTATCCTGACGATCTGGACGTGGATATCTCGTTCCGGCTGGAACAACTGGGCTCCTTTGTTCAGAACCTGAAAGACCGGGGCGTTGTGTCGGTCTGTTTTTGCGGGGCGATCCGGCGCCCCCCGGTCGATCCAGAGCAGCTGGATCCCGCCACGCTTCCCCTTGTGCCCCGCATCGTGGCGGCCCTTCAATCCGGCGATGATGCGGCGCTGCGCACCGTGATCGAAATATTCGAGGAGGCGGGGATCGAAGCACATGGCGCCCATGAGCTTGCACCGGAACTTCTACCTGCCGCAGGGGTCCTGAGTCGAAAGGCGCCAGATCAAAGCCGTGACCGCGATATCGCCGCCGGGCGGGCCATGCTGGCCGAAATGGGGCGCGCCGATCTGGGCCAGGCCTGCATTGTGCGGGACGGGAAAGTGCTGCTGCGCGAGGATGATGCCGGCACCGACATGATGATCAAGCGTTTGCTGCCGCAACCCGGACTTGAAACGGGAGAGCCCATTGGCTGGGCCATCGACATGGCGGGCGATCTTTTTTCCGAGACGGCTGACTGGCTCTCGGGGAAAGAGGGCGGCGGGGCAGGGGCGATCCTGTTCAAAGGTCCCAAGCCGGGTCAGGACCGGCGGGTCGATCTGCCCACCATCGGTCCTGAAACCGCGCGGCTCGCCGGGGAGGCCGGGCTTGACGGTATCGTTATCGAGGCGGGCGGCGTTATGGTGCTGGAGCGCGAAGAGGTTCTGCGCCGATGCGATGCAGCGGGCCTTTTTCTGTGGGTCAGACCGGTCGAGGGCGGCGAGTGCGCGCCTTCCTGA
- the lpxB gene encoding lipid-A-disaccharide synthase: protein MRCSGPFSVGQTGRGRRVRAFLIAGEPSGDKLGGALMSGLKQLCPDMSFDGVGGSLMQAQGLVSRFPMEELSVMGIAEVLPRYFDLKRRIAEMAQAVLDTRPDVLITIDSPDFCLRVAKLVKAQSDIRTVHYVAPTVWAWRPGRASKMAHMIDHVLALFPFEPPYMEAAGMVCDFVGHPVVAEPVPSAEDEAALRATFDLGDAPVMLALPGSRKSEVGRLAPVFGEGLRRALQNRPDMRVVVPAAEPVADLVEHLVRDWPDRPIILRGGGTEEARRLKRGAFRAAEVALAASGTVSLELAAAGTPMVIAYSFNWLSWQIISRMVRVDTAVMVNLVSETRAVPECLGPECTGSNIAAALAGVLSDPSAQQDAMRATMDRLGMGEEDPGLRAARAVLNRLPGSPGTA from the coding sequence ATGCGATGCAGCGGGCCTTTTTCTGTGGGTCAGACCGGTCGAGGGCGGCGAGTGCGCGCCTTCCTGATTGCCGGAGAGCCTTCAGGCGACAAGCTGGGCGGTGCCTTGATGTCGGGCTTGAAGCAGCTTTGTCCCGATATGTCGTTTGACGGCGTGGGCGGTTCGCTGATGCAGGCCCAGGGGCTGGTCTCCCGGTTCCCGATGGAAGAGCTGAGCGTGATGGGCATCGCCGAGGTTTTGCCCCGATACTTTGACCTCAAACGCCGCATCGCCGAAATGGCGCAGGCTGTGCTTGATACCCGGCCCGATGTTCTGATCACGATCGATAGCCCTGATTTCTGTCTGCGGGTCGCCAAACTGGTCAAGGCGCAAAGCGATATTCGTACCGTGCATTACGTGGCCCCGACCGTTTGGGCCTGGCGTCCGGGGCGCGCGTCGAAGATGGCGCACATGATCGACCACGTTCTGGCGCTTTTCCCGTTCGAGCCGCCCTATATGGAGGCCGCAGGCATGGTCTGCGATTTCGTGGGCCATCCCGTGGTCGCTGAACCGGTTCCCAGCGCCGAAGACGAGGCCGCCCTGCGCGCCACCTTTGATCTGGGTGATGCGCCGGTCATGCTCGCCCTTCCCGGTTCCCGGAAATCCGAGGTCGGGCGCCTTGCGCCGGTGTTCGGGGAGGGGTTGCGGCGGGCGTTGCAGAACAGGCCCGACATGCGTGTGGTCGTGCCGGCCGCCGAACCGGTGGCGGATCTTGTCGAGCATCTTGTGCGCGACTGGCCGGACCGCCCGATCATTCTGCGCGGGGGGGGCACGGAAGAGGCGCGCCGCCTGAAACGCGGCGCTTTTCGCGCGGCGGAGGTGGCCCTTGCGGCATCGGGCACCGTCTCGTTGGAATTGGCCGCAGCCGGAACACCCATGGTGATCGCATACAGTTTCAACTGGCTGAGCTGGCAGATCATCAGCCGGATGGTCCGCGTGGACACGGCAGTCATGGTCAATCTTGTGTCCGAGACCCGTGCGGTGCCTGAATGCCTTGGCCCCGAATGCACCGGGTCCAACATCGCGGCGGCCCTGGCGGGGGTCCTGTCTGATCCATCCGCACAGCAAGACGCAATGCGCGCCACGATGGACCGTCTGGGTATGGGCGAGGAGGATCCGGGCCTGCGCGCGGCGCGGGCGGTCCTGAACCGGCTTCCGGGTTCGCCTGGTACGGCTTAG
- a CDS encoding GNAT family N-acetyltransferase, with translation MLPDTGRPPILKTARLVLRPPEARDIPAWFLRARDRDAAQLAGDPVPEGINAGVDWLRRIRENARTGKRLLWSIDAPQAADSIGTVALALHKLAISFVLGRDHWGRGYATEAAAEILRYGFNELGLSKVSAEVVARNTASLHVLGKLGFQHEASFVDESDNERCERHGLYRKT, from the coding sequence ATGCTGCCGGACACTGGCCGTCCGCCGATCCTGAAAACCGCGCGACTGGTGCTGAGGCCACCTGAGGCGCGCGACATCCCGGCCTGGTTCTTGCGCGCACGCGACCGGGACGCGGCGCAACTGGCAGGTGATCCTGTTCCTGAAGGTATCAACGCCGGGGTGGATTGGCTGAGACGGATACGAGAAAACGCTCGCACCGGTAAACGCCTGCTCTGGTCCATCGACGCGCCCCAAGCAGCCGACAGCATCGGCACGGTCGCGCTGGCGCTGCATAAGCTTGCGATCAGCTTTGTTCTGGGACGGGATCACTGGGGACGCGGCTATGCAACCGAAGCCGCCGCAGAAATCCTGAGATATGGATTCAATGAGTTAGGTCTTTCGAAGGTCAGCGCAGAGGTCGTTGCACGCAACACGGCCTCCCTTCATGTGCTTGGAAAGCTTGGCTTCCAACATGAGGCATCCTTTGTGGATGAGAGCGACAACGAACGATGCGAACGCCACGGTTTGTACCGCAAGACGTGA
- the mnmA gene encoding tRNA 2-thiouridine(34) synthase MnmA → MALDETQHLNSLGFAKPPSETRVVVAMSGGVDSSVVAALLAEQGYDVVGVTLQLYDHGAALAKKGACCAGIDIHDARRVAEDRGFPHYVLDYENIFQDAVIDEFADSYLAGATPVPCIRCNERVKFKDLLETAKDLDADCMATGHYIQRKMGQNGPELHCAEDASRDQSYFLFSTTPEQLAFLRFPLGHLPSKDATRSLAAQYGLSVADKPDSQDICFVPNGDYASVIEKLRPGAAEPGEIVHVDGRVLGRHDGVIHYTIGQRRGLGIGGLSEPLYVVKLDVDTHQVVVGPKEMLATRTIPVREINWLGDAPFESREAWEVSVKVRSTRPPREAILRPLSPTTAEVELLTPEDGVSPGQACVFYETEGTRIFGGGWIWRGA, encoded by the coding sequence ATGGCGCTGGATGAAACGCAACATCTGAACTCGCTCGGCTTTGCCAAACCCCCGTCGGAAACGCGGGTCGTGGTGGCGATGTCCGGTGGTGTCGACAGCTCGGTCGTGGCGGCCCTTCTGGCCGAACAGGGCTATGATGTCGTGGGCGTCACGCTTCAACTCTACGACCATGGCGCGGCGCTGGCGAAAAAGGGGGCCTGCTGCGCAGGTATTGATATCCACGATGCGCGTCGCGTGGCCGAGGACCGCGGCTTTCCGCACTACGTGCTGGACTATGAAAACATCTTTCAGGACGCCGTGATTGACGAGTTTGCCGACAGCTACCTGGCCGGTGCGACGCCGGTGCCGTGCATTCGCTGCAACGAGCGGGTCAAGTTCAAGGACCTTCTGGAAACGGCCAAGGATTTGGATGCGGATTGTATGGCCACCGGCCACTACATTCAGCGCAAGATGGGTCAAAATGGGCCGGAACTGCATTGCGCAGAGGATGCAAGCCGCGATCAGTCTTACTTTCTCTTCTCGACCACGCCGGAACAGCTTGCCTTTCTGCGCTTCCCGTTGGGGCACCTGCCCTCGAAGGACGCGACCCGTTCGCTGGCGGCGCAATATGGGCTCAGCGTGGCCGACAAGCCCGACAGCCAGGATATTTGTTTTGTGCCCAATGGCGATTACGCTTCGGTGATCGAGAAACTGCGCCCGGGCGCGGCGGAGCCCGGAGAGATCGTGCATGTCGATGGCCGTGTGCTGGGCCGTCATGACGGCGTGATCCACTATACGATCGGCCAGCGTAGGGGCCTTGGGATCGGCGGATTGAGCGAGCCGCTTTACGTGGTCAAACTGGACGTCGACACGCATCAGGTCGTGGTTGGCCCCAAAGAGATGCTGGCGACAAGAACCATCCCGGTACGAGAGATCAACTGGCTGGGCGACGCGCCGTTCGAAAGCCGGGAGGCCTGGGAGGTCTCGGTCAAGGTCCGCTCTACCCGCCCCCCGCGTGAGGCGATCCTGCGCCCGCTGTCACCGACGACGGCAGAGGTGGAATTGCTGACGCCGGAAGACGGCGTGTCACCCGGGCAAGCGTGCGTTTTTTACGAAACCGAAGGCACCCGCATCTTTGGCGGTGGCTGGATCTGGCGCGGCGCCTGA
- a CDS encoding DUF1153 domain-containing protein, which translates to MYLKKVDGPRAVTLPDGSVMTRADLPPPDTRRWVASRKAKVVRGVLYGLITQSEALKQYGLSEEEFREWLVAVSEHGEQALKATMLKKYRQL; encoded by the coding sequence ATGTATCTGAAGAAAGTTGATGGCCCTCGGGCCGTAACCTTGCCGGACGGGTCGGTGATGACCCGCGCCGATCTGCCGCCGCCCGATACGCGGCGATGGGTGGCCTCCCGCAAGGCCAAGGTCGTGCGCGGCGTACTTTACGGCCTGATCACTCAGTCCGAAGCGCTGAAACAATATGGTTTGAGCGAGGAGGAGTTTCGCGAATGGCTGGTCGCCGTGTCCGAGCATGGCGAACAGGCTTTGAAAGCGACAATGTTGAAAAAGTATCGACAACTATAG